One window from the genome of bacterium encodes:
- a CDS encoding SpvB/TcaC N-terminal domain-containing protein, translated as MAKPSKRATWVISFNKFVAASLILSFTPLFCAPVLAASEDPAEDVSSAMPDTEGDAFLQGGGAQTLSLGDGDDQLPPYLRDSGPERTRADQSAATGAFTYDYAITVPPGRNGMEPHLSLSYSSQDRDEASAFGYGWNISIPYIERYNVEGMQNLYSTTSPHFYSSLSGELATTSDSSVFLARSDDGSYLRYALAGNIWMVTDKNGVVYRFGTSTAARQDDPGDSGRVYKWMLQETMDANGNTVTYGYAKDSGQIYPESIRYTGSGGAPGVFSVEFAKSLRATATATTSPGGFGVRTRYKIDQIRTKVNGEWVRSYDFAYTHGDNGSRLLLAGVTESGRDDGGAVISLPAAAFSYATSSPAWASPGWTVPVEFTNDQGDRGVTLADVNGDSLTDLVESKYSSPVITKHTYLGTGTGWAENTLWNAPCIITEYGSSSIRDKGTRIVDVNGDLLPDFVCNSSVFLNTGSGWATSTVWTNPETIVENNKDVGTRFSDVNGDGPADIVRSYVNNPNGGSVTYTKKVYLNNGHGWTYAPSWQIPVLFSARLRADTGARIADVNNDGLDDVIGGSDSQYGPTDMVYLNTGSGWATSTEWAVPIPPGGGTSTRLADFNNDGLVDIGYNSWVEFNGANSLWSGNAVYLNTGTGWALDPARTLPAPFIANGLDAGTRIGEADGNGPVDFITSGTIGGSYYHNYNFVYLGTGGMADLLTRVVEPAGGAITASYKSSASYRGAGGAMLNPGLPVNLETAEGISRYAGIGATSTDSYAYAGGRYYFGSPFDRRIAGFGTTTKTDAAGNVTKTFFHQGDASATSTGEYLDDQSKIGKAYRSESYDDAGHLYSLEVDKWETYNRGGKADFVRKTQMTVLDYDGDSDHADKAETYAYDDGAGNLTQKVEWGRVNAGADGSFADTGTDKFTTAYAYAASSTAPFSLLSRETRTDQASSTVRETKNYYDALSFGSLNRGNLTKQESWIAASTTIDTEKTYDARGLVLTEKDPRDKQTIYEYDPYGLYPATTTNALGQSTAYLYDYSSGKPRQTTNPNGRTYHTVYDPLDRVLEEWQPDTEEPSALVMKSAYAYTDTGMPRRAKRTDYLDDAVSADSYTYFDGFGRKVEELAEAEGSNRYAVRTFAYDGRGLLVSESQPYFASGTGFTGTSSPPALPLRTRYAYDPLKRVSSVENAVGETEYAYDDWKTTVTDALGRAKDLVKDAYGNLASVVEHVGGSSQTTAYEYDGNKNLTKITDAQGNIRDFAYDGLGRRLSATDLHAGADATYGIWSYNYDASGNLASSTDPKGQTTVFTYDDLNRPLAEDFAGSPSIEVAYTYDACTEGKGLLCTASTTETTAAFAYDPLGRMETETDTIGGVSAITRYGYDRLGNLATLGYPNGIQARYTYNSAGQLERIAQRQGEAGTFADVVSDFDYAPTGKVKYAALGNGTESSYTYAADQLYRLTNIRTVLPQAGDSLRTDGDGEDSEQAGAFGKLLGIRNGRLALASNSPYLLAFLGMGQEEAGEEASVEPIVPSDLDGHDAISPEEGAATTEEVPETESRAASTTQPLGESLVPEAAVGETASTTTDERAAPDGDSYASLKALPFDAPELRLRAPVDRHLGTREISDGIVRYAYRTDENVDDLPASEETRARAKAAGVAVKGEIKSQRTKHARVFATDKPNTFVAEIVSGDPQYYEDEKGGWWVADYGITTADSYEAQKRAQGGSPGILEAIVGFLFPKRARADTGTFYPDPDPETSSVDGYVYKDHSSNWNSVHNATNGINANSDAAEIIVSDELGVASGALDYGIRRGFLLFDTSSLPDSVPVIDATLSLYMTGVTAGGSEKRLYVASSSPSSAASLVSQDFDMIGSTSYGVSDGTYAGNTYEPIALNANGLASISRTGVTKLSVRTYNDFNNIAPTDATELVANFASADDTGTGHDPKLVVVYDTAPAGPTALLTEGQTDPVHVTDLTPEFSALFTDADAGDLALAYRIQLAASSAFSSVYWDTGMTALASSTPSGMRIPDISYAGPALASSTPYYWRIKLWDADTQSEWSSVASFEIPVSFPPGAPASLLTEGLTNPAGITDYFPEFSAVYADPDSGDSARYFQIQVATSTGAWSAPVWDSAKAPFASSTAPGTRTEDITYAGDALAAGIPYYWRMRVWDDHDVDSDWSAAASYVIGTPPSGTTIQDIYFTYDAVGNVTGIDDYSDTQAAKSAVFAYDDLDRLTVASTTAAASLPYRETYGYSAIGNLTGKSGQGSYAYAGTGYANPHAPTSVASTTLSYDNDGNVVAHGPDSFAWDYRNRLAASSDGSATTTYAYDHVGNRAAKVSGGIATLYPNKYFELQGATTTAYIWAGDGLVAAIEGNGSATTTSYMHPDHLGSTNVVSDDAGQLAKTLDYYPYGSERVDAGAVDLGRTFIGQFHDDESDLSYLNARYYDGGRGQFLSQDPSFLAMGDAKKVKELTQQELNQILMDPQTLNSYSYVRNNPIINKDPSGNWYVYINGGLTYGFFNVQIGFEASDQGVNAVAGGGPSLGAEAKIGGGFSSGSMPKNAEVQVEQSVGGAVGVGYKYSKSATVNVKDGTNATGPKQDVSSSHNLQIGVGAAVSQTYTVHVPIIPGSMIQTAPAPTTPATTKPTTTETKNKVKNNR; from the coding sequence ATGGCAAAGCCCTCGAAACGGGCGACCTGGGTAATATCCTTCAACAAGTTCGTGGCAGCATCGCTGATTCTTTCTTTCACGCCGCTCTTCTGCGCTCCCGTTTTGGCGGCGTCGGAAGATCCGGCCGAGGATGTTTCATCGGCTATGCCGGATACGGAGGGCGATGCCTTTCTTCAGGGCGGGGGAGCGCAGACTCTCAGTTTGGGGGACGGCGATGATCAGTTGCCGCCATACCTGCGGGATTCCGGCCCGGAACGTACCCGCGCCGATCAATCGGCCGCAACAGGTGCTTTTACGTACGACTACGCGATCACCGTTCCGCCCGGAAGAAACGGTATGGAGCCGCATCTTTCCCTGTCCTATTCGAGTCAGGACCGCGACGAGGCGAGCGCTTTCGGATACGGCTGGAATATCTCCATACCGTACATAGAACGGTATAACGTCGAAGGGATGCAAAATCTCTATAGCACGACCTCGCCGCATTTCTATTCCTCGCTTTCGGGAGAGCTTGCGACCACGTCGGATTCCTCGGTCTTTCTCGCCCGCAGCGATGACGGTTCTTATCTGCGCTATGCGCTTGCCGGAAACATCTGGATGGTGACGGATAAAAACGGCGTCGTGTACAGGTTCGGCACCTCGACCGCCGCCAGGCAGGATGACCCGGGAGATTCGGGCAGAGTGTACAAGTGGATGCTCCAGGAAACCATGGATGCGAACGGAAATACCGTCACGTACGGCTACGCGAAAGATTCGGGGCAGATCTATCCCGAATCCATCCGCTATACCGGGAGCGGCGGAGCGCCCGGAGTCTTTTCGGTCGAGTTCGCGAAGAGCCTTCGGGCGACCGCGACCGCGACGACGTCTCCCGGCGGCTTTGGTGTGCGGACACGGTATAAGATCGACCAGATACGGACGAAGGTGAACGGGGAGTGGGTTCGGAGCTACGATTTCGCCTATACGCACGGCGACAACGGCTCGCGCCTCCTCCTCGCGGGCGTTACCGAATCGGGCCGGGACGACGGCGGGGCGGTAATCTCGCTTCCCGCGGCCGCATTCTCCTATGCGACATCGAGTCCCGCGTGGGCCAGTCCCGGCTGGACGGTGCCGGTCGAATTCACGAACGATCAGGGCGATCGCGGAGTGACGCTCGCCGATGTGAACGGCGATTCGCTCACCGACCTTGTCGAATCCAAGTACAGCAGCCCCGTGATAACCAAGCATACCTATCTTGGCACCGGTACCGGATGGGCTGAAAACACGCTCTGGAACGCTCCCTGCATCATCACCGAATACGGAAGTTCATCGATACGCGACAAAGGGACCCGCATAGTGGACGTGAACGGAGATCTGCTACCGGATTTCGTGTGTAATTCGTCGGTGTTTCTCAATACCGGCAGCGGCTGGGCGACGAGTACCGTATGGACCAATCCGGAGACGATTGTGGAGAATAATAAGGACGTCGGCACCCGGTTCAGTGACGTGAACGGCGACGGCCCCGCCGATATCGTCCGCTCGTATGTGAACAATCCGAACGGCGGGAGCGTAACGTATACGAAGAAGGTGTACCTCAACAACGGCCACGGCTGGACGTACGCGCCGTCGTGGCAGATACCGGTGCTTTTCTCCGCGCGGCTCCGGGCGGATACCGGCGCGCGCATAGCCGACGTGAACAACGACGGGCTCGACGACGTTATCGGAGGTTCCGATTCCCAGTACGGCCCGACCGATATGGTGTATCTCAACACCGGGTCGGGGTGGGCCACGAGCACCGAGTGGGCCGTGCCAATCCCGCCCGGCGGCGGCACGAGCACCCGTCTCGCCGACTTCAACAACGACGGCCTCGTCGATATCGGCTATAACTCATGGGTCGAATTCAACGGCGCGAATTCCTTATGGTCGGGCAACGCCGTCTACCTCAATACGGGTACCGGATGGGCGCTCGATCCGGCCCGAACGCTTCCCGCGCCGTTCATTGCGAACGGTCTCGATGCCGGAACGCGCATCGGGGAAGCGGACGGGAACGGCCCCGTGGATTTCATCACCTCGGGTACCATCGGCGGCAGCTATTATCACAACTACAACTTCGTCTATCTCGGCACCGGAGGCATGGCCGATCTGCTCACGCGCGTCGTCGAGCCCGCGGGCGGGGCCATTACCGCGTCGTACAAGTCTTCCGCAAGCTATCGGGGCGCGGGCGGTGCCATGCTCAATCCCGGGCTTCCGGTGAACCTCGAGACTGCGGAGGGCATAAGCAGGTATGCCGGTATCGGGGCGACTTCGACCGATTCCTACGCGTATGCGGGCGGCAGGTATTATTTTGGCAGCCCCTTCGACCGGCGCATCGCCGGATTCGGGACGACCACGAAGACGGATGCCGCCGGGAACGTTACGAAAACCTTCTTCCATCAGGGCGACGCCTCGGCGACCTCGACCGGGGAATATCTCGACGACCAGTCGAAGATCGGGAAGGCGTACCGCAGCGAGTCGTACGACGACGCGGGGCATCTGTATTCGCTTGAAGTGGACAAATGGGAAACTTATAACCGGGGCGGGAAGGCGGACTTCGTCAGGAAGACCCAAATGACGGTGCTCGACTACGACGGGGATTCCGACCATGCGGACAAGGCCGAGACGTACGCGTATGACGACGGGGCCGGAAACCTGACGCAGAAGGTCGAATGGGGAAGGGTGAATGCGGGCGCGGACGGCTCGTTTGCCGATACCGGCACGGACAAGTTCACGACCGCGTATGCCTACGCGGCAAGCTCCACCGCGCCCTTCTCGCTTCTGTCGCGAGAGACGCGTACGGATCAGGCAAGCTCGACGGTGCGGGAGACGAAAAACTACTATGACGCGCTTTCTTTCGGTTCACTGAACAGGGGGAACCTGACCAAGCAGGAGTCATGGATCGCGGCTTCGACGACGATCGATACCGAAAAAACCTACGACGCCCGCGGGCTCGTACTCACCGAAAAGGATCCGCGCGATAAGCAGACGATCTACGAGTACGATCCCTATGGCTTGTATCCGGCGACGACTACCAATGCGCTCGGGCAGAGCACCGCGTATCTCTACGACTATTCCTCGGGCAAGCCGCGGCAGACGACGAATCCGAACGGCCGGACGTACCATACCGTGTATGATCCGCTCGACCGGGTGCTCGAAGAGTGGCAGCCGGACACGGAGGAGCCTTCGGCGCTGGTTATGAAAAGCGCGTATGCCTATACCGATACCGGGATGCCGCGCCGCGCCAAGCGGACCGACTATCTCGACGACGCCGTTTCGGCCGATTCCTATACGTACTTCGACGGTTTCGGCAGGAAAGTCGAAGAGCTTGCCGAAGCCGAAGGATCGAACCGGTACGCGGTACGCACGTTCGCGTACGACGGACGCGGGCTTCTCGTAAGCGAATCCCAGCCCTACTTCGCCTCCGGGACCGGTTTCACCGGCACCAGCTCGCCGCCCGCCCTCCCGCTTCGCACGCGCTATGCGTACGATCCGCTGAAGCGCGTGAGTTCGGTCGAGAACGCCGTCGGGGAGACGGAATACGCCTATGACGACTGGAAAACGACCGTCACCGACGCGCTCGGGCGCGCGAAGGATCTCGTCAAGGATGCTTACGGGAATTTGGCGTCAGTTGTCGAGCATGTCGGCGGGAGCTCGCAGACGACCGCGTATGAGTACGACGGCAATAAGAACCTGACGAAGATAACGGACGCGCAGGGGAATATCCGCGACTTTGCTTATGACGGCCTCGGCCGCCGCCTGAGCGCGACAGACCTCCATGCGGGCGCGGACGCGACCTACGGCATCTGGTCATACAACTACGATGCTTCCGGGAATCTGGCATCCTCGACCGATCCGAAGGGGCAGACGACGGTATTCACCTATGACGATCTCAACCGGCCCCTCGCCGAAGATTTCGCCGGGAGCCCAAGTATCGAGGTCGCCTATACCTATGACGCCTGTACGGAAGGAAAGGGACTTCTCTGCACGGCATCGACGACCGAAACGACGGCGGCTTTCGCATACGATCCGCTCGGGCGGATGGAGACGGAAACCGACACTATCGGCGGCGTATCCGCGATAACGCGGTACGGGTACGACCGGCTCGGGAACCTTGCGACGCTCGGATATCCGAACGGGATACAGGCCCGGTACACATACAACAGCGCCGGGCAGCTCGAGAGGATCGCACAGCGGCAGGGAGAAGCGGGGACTTTTGCCGATGTCGTGAGCGACTTCGATTATGCGCCGACCGGGAAGGTCAAGTATGCGGCGCTGGGGAACGGAACCGAGAGTTCCTACACCTACGCGGCGGACCAGCTCTATCGGCTCACGAACATCCGCACGGTCCTTCCCCAGGCGGGAGATTCTCTCCGCACGGATGGAGATGGCGAAGACTCGGAGCAGGCGGGCGCTTTCGGGAAATTGCTTGGCATACGAAACGGCCGTCTCGCGCTTGCGTCGAACAGTCCGTATCTGCTCGCGTTTTTGGGTATGGGCCAGGAAGAGGCTGGCGAAGAAGCGTCCGTCGAGCCGATCGTTCCTTCCGATCTCGACGGGCATGATGCGATCTCGCCGGAAGAAGGAGCCGCTACGACGGAGGAGGTTCCGGAAACGGAGTCCCGTGCGGCCTCGACTACGCAGCCTCTCGGGGAATCGCTCGTTCCGGAAGCGGCAGTTGGCGAAACGGCCTCGACCACGACGGATGAGAGAGCGGCACCGGACGGGGACTCGTACGCTTCCCTGAAGGCGCTTCCATTCGACGCGCCGGAGCTCCGGTTGCGCGCGCCGGTTGACCGGCATCTTGGCACCAGGGAAATTTCGGACGGCATCGTCCGCTATGCCTACCGGACGGACGAGAACGTGGACGATCTTCCGGCAAGCGAGGAGACCCGGGCGCGGGCAAAGGCAGCGGGCGTGGCGGTGAAAGGAGAGATTAAAAGCCAGCGAACCAAGCACGCGCGCGTTTTCGCGACCGACAAGCCGAACACGTTCGTCGCCGAAATCGTTTCCGGCGATCCCCAGTATTACGAAGACGAAAAAGGCGGGTGGTGGGTCGCCGATTACGGCATCACCACCGCGGACTCCTATGAAGCCCAGAAACGGGCGCAGGGCGGGAGCCCCGGCATCCTTGAAGCGATCGTCGGCTTCCTGTTCCCCAAAAGAGCGCGCGCGGACACAGGTACGTTCTATCCCGACCCTGACCCCGAGACGTCGTCGGTCGACGGATACGTGTATAAGGATCACAGCTCGAACTGGAACTCGGTTCATAACGCGACGAACGGTATCAACGCCAATTCCGACGCTGCTGAGATCATCGTGAGCGACGAGCTCGGGGTCGCTTCCGGGGCGCTTGACTACGGCATCAGGCGCGGGTTCCTTCTTTTCGACACGTCCTCGCTTCCCGACAGCGTTCCGGTCATCGACGCGACCCTCAGCCTTTACATGACCGGCGTCACGGCGGGCGGCTCCGAGAAACGGCTCTATGTCGCTTCTTCTTCGCCTTCGTCCGCTGCGAGCCTCGTAAGCCAGGACTTCGACATGATCGGCAGCACGTCCTATGGCGTAAGCGACGGAACGTATGCCGGCAACACGTACGAACCGATCGCGCTTAACGCGAACGGGCTGGCTTCCATTTCGAGGACCGGCGTCACGAAGCTTTCCGTCCGGACGTATAACGACTTCAACAATATCGCTCCCACCGACGCGACCGAACTCGTCGCGAATTTCGCTTCGGCGGACGATACGGGTACGGGCCACGATCCGAAGCTCGTCGTTGTCTACGACACGGCTCCTGCCGGGCCGACGGCCCTTCTTACCGAAGGGCAGACGGATCCCGTGCACGTCACCGACCTTACGCCGGAGTTTTCGGCCCTCTTTACGGACGCGGACGCGGGCGATCTGGCCCTCGCATACCGGATCCAGCTCGCCGCCTCAAGCGCGTTCTCAAGCGTCTATTGGGACACTGGCATGACGGCCCTTGCAAGCTCGACGCCGTCCGGCATGCGCATACCGGACATCTCATACGCGGGACCGGCCCTCGCCTCGTCCACGCCGTATTATTGGCGGATCAAGCTTTGGGATGCCGATACGCAAAGCGAGTGGAGTTCCGTGGCGAGCTTCGAGATTCCCGTGTCCTTTCCGCCGGGCGCGCCCGCCTCGCTCCTGACCGAAGGGCTTACGAACCCGGCCGGGATCACGGATTATTTCCCCGAGTTCTCCGCGGTGTATGCCGATCCGGACTCCGGCGATTCCGCGCGGTATTTCCAGATACAGGTGGCGACCTCGACGGGCGCTTGGAGCGCTCCGGTTTGGGACAGCGCGAAGGCGCCGTTTGCGAGCTCCACCGCCCCCGGCACGCGCACGGAGGACATTACCTATGCGGGGGACGCGCTTGCGGCTGGCATCCCGTACTACTGGCGGATGCGGGTATGGGACGACCACGACGTGGACAGCGACTGGAGCGCCGCCGCAAGCTACGTGATCGGAACGCCGCCGTCGGGTACGACGATCCAGGACATCTATTTCACCTATGACGCCGTGGGGAATGTTACCGGCATCGATGACTATTCCGACACGCAGGCGGCGAAAAGCGCGGTGTTCGCCTATGACGATCTCGACCGCCTGACGGTCGCCTCGACGACCGCCGCCGCATCTCTGCCGTATCGCGAGACCTACGGCTACAGCGCCATCGGCAACCTTACGGGCAAGTCCGGCCAGGGCTCCTATGCCTATGCCGGGACCGGCTACGCGAATCCCCATGCGCCGACCTCCGTCGCGTCCACGACCCTCTCCTACGACAACGACGGGAACGTCGTCGCCCACGGTCCCGATTCGTTCGCCTGGGATTACCGCAACCGCCTCGCCGCTTCAAGTGATGGGTCCGCGACCACCACCTATGCCTATGACCATGTCGGCAACAGGGCCGCGAAGGTTTCTGGCGGCATCGCCACTCTGTACCCGAATAAATACTTCGAACTACAAGGCGCGACCACTACGGCGTATATCTGGGCGGGAGACGGGCTTGTCGCCGCGATCGAAGGAAACGGCTCCGCCACCACCACGAGCTATATGCATCCCGACCACCTGGGCTCGACGAACGTCGTCTCGGACGATGCGGGCCAGCTTGCGAAGACCCTCGACTACTATCCGTACGGGAGCGAGAGGGTCGATGCGGGAGCCGTCGATCTCGGGCGGACTTTCATCGGGCAGTTCCATGATGACGAGTCTGATTTGTCGTATCTAAATGCACGTTATTACGACGGGGGACGTGGACAGTTTCTATCACAAGACCCATCTTTCTTGGCTATGGGAGATGCAAAGAAGGTAAAGGAACTAACACAGCAAGAATTGAATCAGATTCTGATGGATCCTCAAACTTTGAATAGCTATAGTTATGTCCGAAATAATCCAATAATTAATAAGGATCCGTCTGGTAATTGGTATGTTTATATCAATGGAGGTCTAACATATGGATTCTTCAATGTGCAGATAGGTTTTGAAGCAAGTGACCAAGGAGTTAACGCAGTTGCCGGCGGAGGACCTTCGCTTGGAGCGGAAGCAAAGATAGGTGGAGGGTTCTCATCAGGTTCTATGCCAAAAAACGCTGAGGTGCAGGTTGAACAAAGTGTGGGCGGCGCAGTAGGGGTGGGGTATAAATACTCGAAATCAGCAACTGTTAACGTAAAGGATGGAACTAATGCTACAGGTCCAAAACAAGATGTTTCAAGCAGTCATAACCTGCAAATTGGCGTTGGAGCAGCAGTATCGCAAACCTATACAGTCCATGTCCCAATCATTCCTGGAAGTATGATTCAAACCGCGCCTGCTCCGACAACACCAGCTACAACGAAGCCAACAACGACCGAGACAAAAAATAAGGTTAAAAATAACAGATAA
- a CDS encoding type II toxin-antitoxin system mRNA interferase toxin, RelE/StbE family, giving the protein MQVAFAPQFRRQFKKLPKPLQEEALEKIETFGDAGNHAALRVHKLGGKLHGRLSFSVNYRYRILFLWEVPNKSAILLAIGDHAVYE; this is encoded by the coding sequence ATGCAGGTCGCGTTCGCACCCCAATTCAGGCGGCAATTCAAGAAGCTGCCGAAACCTCTTCAGGAAGAAGCGCTCGAAAAGATCGAGACCTTCGGGGATGCCGGGAACCACGCGGCGTTGCGCGTTCATAAGCTTGGCGGGAAGCTTCACGGCCGCCTGAGCTTTTCGGTCAATTATCGGTATCGGATACTGTTTTTATGGGAAGTTCCGAATAAATCAGCAATCCTGCTCGCCATCGGCGATCACGCCGTATACGAATAA
- a CDS encoding glycosyltransferase family 4 protein, giving the protein MKLLYISNARLPTERAYGLQIMKTCEALAEAGVDLELVIPLRINHLAADPFAYYGIRPSFKVATLEAPDFVRSGPLGFLVSALWFSEKVRWLPAFRGADVIYSRDALVLAQYLLLGKRLVFEAHARPSFVSKIVARRALRTVVISEGLRTAYAAAGVAPERIVVAPDAVDERLFDGVPDRAAARGALGFPRDKRIVLYAGHLYPRKGAAALAEAAALVPDALFIFLGGTPEDIEAFGGKWGSRVNVRIIGHVPHEGVPVYLRAADILVLPNSGKDEDSTRFTSPMKLFEYIASGTPIVASDLPSIREVLAGDSAYLVPPDDPEALAAGIRDALADSQAARDKSVKALSLAASHTWAARARRIIAALKDKDP; this is encoded by the coding sequence ATGAAACTTCTCTATATATCGAATGCGCGCCTGCCGACCGAGCGCGCCTACGGCCTCCAGATCATGAAGACGTGCGAAGCGCTTGCGGAAGCGGGCGTCGACCTTGAGCTCGTCATCCCTTTGCGCATCAATCATCTCGCCGCCGACCCGTTCGCGTACTACGGCATTCGTCCTTCCTTCAAGGTTGCGACCCTGGAAGCGCCGGACTTCGTCCGGTCCGGTCCGCTCGGGTTTTTGGTCTCCGCACTCTGGTTTTCCGAGAAAGTCCGCTGGCTTCCCGCGTTTCGCGGCGCCGACGTCATCTATTCGCGCGATGCGCTCGTGCTCGCGCAGTACCTGCTTCTCGGGAAGAGACTCGTTTTTGAAGCGCATGCGCGGCCGTCGTTCGTCTCGAAAATCGTTGCCCGCCGGGCGCTTCGCACTGTCGTCATATCGGAAGGGCTGCGAACGGCGTATGCGGCTGCGGGCGTCGCCCCGGAGCGAATCGTCGTGGCTCCCGACGCGGTCGATGAGCGCTTGTTTGACGGCGTACCGGATCGCGCGGCGGCGCGCGGCGCGCTCGGATTCCCGCGCGACAAGCGCATCGTGCTGTATGCGGGGCATCTCTATCCGAGGAAGGGCGCCGCCGCGCTTGCCGAGGCCGCCGCCCTCGTTCCGGACGCGCTTTTCATATTTCTCGGCGGCACGCCGGAAGATATCGAGGCATTCGGGGGGAAGTGGGGAAGCAGGGTGAACGTCAGGATAATCGGACACGTGCCGCACGAGGGCGTTCCGGTCTATCTTCGCGCCGCGGACATCCTTGTCCTGCCGAATTCCGGGAAGGACGAGGATTCCACCCGCTTTACCTCGCCCATGAAGCTCTTCGAGTATATCGCTTCCGGTACGCCGATCGTCGCGTCCGATCTTCCCTCGATCCGGGAAGTCCTTGCAGGCGACAGCGCGTATCTCGTGCCGCCTGACGATCCCGAAGCTCTTGCGGCTGGCATACGGGACGCGCTTGCCGATTCCCAGGCGGCACGAGATAAGTCCGTAAAAGCGCTTTCGCTCGCCGCCTCGCATACGTGGGCTGCGCGCGCGCGAAGGATCATCGCGGCTCTGAAGGACAAGGATCCCTAA
- a CDS encoding polysaccharide biosynthesis protein, with the protein MSDLNLHSSYAEQIKDATILITGGTGSVGSAVAEALLTLAPKQVVIFSRDEQKQFDMRNRVSDPRLAFIVGDIRDRQAVDVSMRGVDYVFHAAALKQVPIGESFPLEFVKTNVLGSNNVIQSAIGHAVKRLVVLSTDKAPAPTSAMGMSKALMERVAIASARNSKTVVCIARFGNILYTRGSVVPYFIERIKQGQPITITDPQMTRFFMTLDQALDLILFALTSGAAGEIYVRKIPGIALADLALAIAELFSYKTPAAYIGMRLGERRDEFLISAEELRRAVDHGEYYRIVPESPDEETARSSSDVQSQGGDDVGGSGYGSLDARRLSKNEIKELLLSVPEIRSELAAYTAQ; encoded by the coding sequence ATGTCTGATCTGAACCTGCATTCTTCTTATGCGGAGCAAATTAAGGACGCGACTATACTCATAACCGGCGGTACCGGATCGGTCGGCTCCGCAGTTGCCGAAGCGCTGCTTACGCTCGCACCCAAGCAAGTGGTTATCTTCAGCAGGGACGAGCAAAAACAATTTGATATGCGCAATCGCGTGAGTGACCCACGGCTTGCTTTTATTGTCGGCGATATCCGCGACCGGCAAGCGGTGGATGTTTCGATGCGAGGCGTCGACTACGTATTCCATGCAGCAGCGCTTAAACAGGTGCCGATCGGTGAATCGTTTCCGCTTGAGTTCGTAAAAACTAACGTGCTCGGAAGTAACAATGTCATTCAAAGCGCGATTGGTCACGCAGTAAAACGGCTTGTCGTGCTTTCAACCGACAAGGCACCTGCTCCGACAAGTGCGATGGGGATGAGCAAAGCCTTAATGGAGCGCGTCGCGATAGCATCCGCGCGCAATTCCAAAACGGTCGTATGTATTGCGCGGTTCGGCAATATTCTCTATACGCGTGGTTCCGTCGTACCGTATTTTATCGAACGAATCAAGCAAGGCCAACCTATTACTATTACCGATCCGCAGATGACGCGCTTCTTCATGACCCTCGACCAAGCGCTTGACCTCATTCTCTTCGCTCTCACCAGCGGTGCAGCGGGCGAAATATACGTTCGCAAAATACCTGGGATAGCGCTTGCCGATCTCGCGTTGGCGATCGCCGAATTATTTTCGTACAAAACGCCCGCCGCATACATCGGCATGCGTCTGGGAGAACGACGTGACGAATTTCTTATTTCCGCTGAGGAACTCCGCCGGGCCGTCGATCACGGCGAATATTACAGAATTGTTCCGGAGTCGCCCGACGAAGAAACCGCCAGATCTTCCTCCGACGTTCAGAGTCAGGGCGGTGATGATGTGGGCGGGAGCGGTTATGGTTCGTTAGATGCGCGACGACTCTCCAAAAACGAGATAAAAGAACTCCTGTTGTCAGTACCTGAAATACGTTCGGAACTGGCCGCATACACTGCGCAATGA